In Miscanthus floridulus cultivar M001 chromosome 5, ASM1932011v1, whole genome shotgun sequence, one genomic interval encodes:
- the LOC136450087 gene encoding B3 domain-containing protein Os06g0194400-like, which yields MAEAVAVAYEEQRRRQIEANKRKLEELQLHHLSAAVREATAAAKPSSAKKRKARVPRDADEEPLRRSGRLANLPEKPMYREVKVNSPYLQVSKSNARVTREPLRWSGRLANLPEKPMYREDSDEERSYAIFKAEELVQELGSSFPIFTQPMSLSHVTGDFRLGLPTYFCQKHLPKSDEMITLVDEEDDESATLYLAKKAGLSTGWKGFAIEHKLLDGDCLVFQLIERTKFKVYIIRATSYFESEH from the exons ATGGCGGAGGCGGTGGCTGTGGCGTACGAGGAGCAGCGGCGGAGGCAGATAGAGGCGAACAAGCGGAAGCTGGAGGAGCTGCAGCTCCACCACCTCTCCGCCGCCGTCAGAGAGGCCACCGCCGCTGCCAAACCCTCGTCG GCCAAGAAGCGGAAGGCACGGGTGCCGCGGGACGCCGACGAGGAGCCGCTACGACGGTCCGGCCGACTCGCCAACCTCCCTGAGAAGCCCATGTACCGCGAGGTCAAAGTGAACTCGCCATATCTGCAGGTCAGCAAGTCGAATGCGCGGGTGACGCGGGAGCCGCTACGGTGGTCCGGCCGACTCGCCAACCTCCCCGAGAAGCCCATGTACCGCGAG GATTCGGACGAGGAGAGGAGTTACGCCATCTTTAAGGCTGAGGAGCTGGTGCAAGAGCTGGGCTCCAGCTTCCCCATCTTCACCCAGCCCATGTCACTGTCTCATGTCACCGGAGACTTCAGGCTG GGCCTCCCGACATATTTCTGCCAGAAGCACCTGCCGAAGAGTGATGAGATGATCACCCTGGTGGATgaggaggatgatgagtcagCCACGCTCTACCTCGCAAAAAAGGCTGGCCTCAGCACTGGATGGAAAGGGTTCGCCATCGAGCACAAGCTGCTTGATGGAGATTGCTTGGTCTTCCAACTGATTGAGCGGACAAAGTTCAAG GTCTACATAATTCGAGCAACTTCATACTTTGAAAGTGAGCATTGA